A stretch of DNA from Anaerobacillus isosaccharinicus:
AGCTTATAAAGATAAGTAAAATTGCAGCTAGAAGAGAAAGTATTCTTTTAAAGATTTTCAATGTGGGCGACTCCTTTCTCTTTGTAGTTTCCCTTATCGTCTTCGAAAAAAACTCTTTAAATAATTATAGCAAATTTTTTAAATATAGGATTCCTGATTGAGTTTTTCCTAATCCTTTTCCTATTTTCAGCTATTTTGGTAAAATACAATTGCAAGGAAAATACATATGCGAGGGGTTATTTATTTTGAGTCAATTTGAAAAGAATTTAGAAAAATATGCTGAAATTGCCGTTAAGGTAGGAATTAACATTCAAAAAGATCAGACATTAGTGATTAATGCTCCAACAAATAACATGAATTTCGTTCGTCTTGTTGCTAAAAAGGCTTATGAAGCAGGAGCAAAAGATGTTCATATTGAATGGAATGACGAAGAACTGACATTATTAAAATATACCTTAGCACCAGACGAAGCTTTTACCGAGTTTCCTATGTGGAAAGCAAAAGGATTTGAGGAAATGGCTGAAAACGGCGCTGCTTTCATGAGCATCGTTGCAGCTAACCCTGATTTACTTAAAGGGGTTGACCCTGAAAGAATTTCTAATGCTAATAAAGCTAGAGGGGTTGCTTTAGAAAAGTATCGTAACTATGTTCAAGCGGATAAAGTAAGCTGGTGTGTGATCGCCGCTCCTTCAAAAGAATGGGCTCAGAAGGTGTTCCCTAACACAACAGAAGAAGAAAGTATGATAAAGCTTTGGGATGCCATCCTAATGGCAACTCGCGCTGATTTAGATGATCCTGTCGCTGCGTGGCGAGAACATAACAGCAAGCTATTAAACAAAGTAGATTATTTAAATAATAAAAAATATGAAAAGCTTCACTACCAAGCTCCAGGTACAGACTTAACAATTGAACTTCCCAAAAAGCATCTTTGGGTAGGCGGCGGCGGCAATAATGAAGCTGGAATCAGTTTCGTTGCAAACATGCCTACTGAAGAAGTATTTACCTTACCGAAAAAAGATGGTGTAAATGGTGTTGTTCAAAGTACAAAACCATTAAATTATAGCGGTAACGTCATTAATAACTTTAGCCTTACATTTGAAAATGGAAAGATTGTTGATTTTAGTGCAGAAGAAGGTTATGAAACATTAAAGCGTTTAGTTGAAACAGACGAAGGCTCTCATTACTTAGGAGAAGTAGCACTTGTTCCACACGATTCACCGATTTCTAATTCAAATATCATTTTCTACAACACATTATTCGATGAGAATGCATCAAGTCACTTAGCGATTGGAAATGCTTATTCTTTTAACCTTGACGGTGGTAAAACAATGTCTAAAGAGGAACTAGAAAAACATGGAGCTAATACAAGTATTACTCACGTCGACTTCATGATCGGTTCTAGTGAAATGAATATTGATGGGATTACGAAAGATGGTACACGTGAGCCTTTATTCCGTGATGGAAACTGGGCTTTTTAATCAAAATTAAACCATAACAACATATTGTAGCCACGCTTTTTCCATAAAAAAACGTGGCTACTTTTTGTTATGCTTATCCAACCTTTTTGTATAATTTCGCCTGACTTGACCTTTGAGGATTTGCTTATCTAACCTAGTTTCGCACTTTTAAAACTGTATAGTGAGGAACCTCCCCACAGCTGACTTATTTTCACTTGCTTATACGATGCGGGAATTCGTTTAGTTTCTTCTCGATGTTATCGATTTCACCATCAATTGTTCCTTCCGTATAAGTGTCACTAACCTGTTCATGGGTAATGGCAAGTCCTTTATCAACTTCATTCTTACTACAATAATCTGAAGGCTCAAATGATTTTTCTGCAACTTGATTACTGCTGTTTTCTGATCGTTTTTTCAAAGTCTACTTACACCTCCTTTATGATAGTATGACCCCTTTCTTCATACGTATTGCCTTCAAAGAAAAAATAAACTTGCAATTACAATTAACAAAATCATACAATTGGATAAAAGATATTTTGGAAAGGAAGCTAAAATGTGAAAGTAGCTATATTTGATTTCGATGGAACATTATACCCGGAAGAAACATTTTCTCTAATGATGAAACATTTAAAAACCCACCCGATACATAACAATAAATACCGCCGCTTTATCAGAAGAATTTTACCTGTATATATTGCCTATAAGCTCAAGCTTTATCCCGAGCAAAAAATGAAGGAATATTCAATGCGATCGTATATATCAGCTTTTGGTCAAACACCAGAAACAGATATTCGAGATTTTTTTTCAAAACTCGGTAGTGAAATGAGTCAAAAATTAAGTGAACAAGTATTACAAAGGTTACACCAACATCGTAATGATGGCTATTACATTATGCTTGTCTCAGGAGCCTTTGAGCCATTACTTCACTCTGTTACCAAAGATGTTAGCTTCAATTGTATTATTGGGACAAGTATCCCTTTTAAAAATAAGGAAATTGATAAAGAGACACCGGTTATTCACATTCACGGCGAACGAAAAACAGCTAATATTTATGCCCAACTTGCTAATAATGAGGTTGATTGGGAAAACAGTTATGCTTATGGCGATAGTTATTCTGACTTAAATGTCCTTGAGCTAGTCGGAAATCCAGTTGCTGTAAAACCAGATCCACGCCTTATGCAAATTGCTACAGATCGAAAATGGGAAATCATATCATAACTGAGTGAATTTCAATACCAAAAATAAGCCATATCAAACTATATGTAGTCGAGCGTACTTACGCAACTTCATATAGTATCAAATGGCGATAATACGGAATTATGATATTCATTAAAAAATAGGCATCGTTCTCCTCTCATGAATTTTTTGTTTATAACAAAAGATATAAACGAGTAAAAAAAGGAGGAATAGGCTACGATGGAGTTTGTTATTAAAGCGAAGGATAGTGCTATCCCATGCTCAGTTACG
This window harbors:
- a CDS encoding YozQ family protein, producing the protein MKKRSENSSNQVAEKSFEPSDYCSKNEVDKGLAITHEQVSDTYTEGTIDGEIDNIEKKLNEFPHRISK
- a CDS encoding aminopeptidase, which codes for MSQFEKNLEKYAEIAVKVGINIQKDQTLVINAPTNNMNFVRLVAKKAYEAGAKDVHIEWNDEELTLLKYTLAPDEAFTEFPMWKAKGFEEMAENGAAFMSIVAANPDLLKGVDPERISNANKARGVALEKYRNYVQADKVSWCVIAAPSKEWAQKVFPNTTEEESMIKLWDAILMATRADLDDPVAAWREHNSKLLNKVDYLNNKKYEKLHYQAPGTDLTIELPKKHLWVGGGGNNEAGISFVANMPTEEVFTLPKKDGVNGVVQSTKPLNYSGNVINNFSLTFENGKIVDFSAEEGYETLKRLVETDEGSHYLGEVALVPHDSPISNSNIIFYNTLFDENASSHLAIGNAYSFNLDGGKTMSKEELEKHGANTSITHVDFMIGSSEMNIDGITKDGTREPLFRDGNWAF
- a CDS encoding HAD family hydrolase gives rise to the protein MKVAIFDFDGTLYPEETFSLMMKHLKTHPIHNNKYRRFIRRILPVYIAYKLKLYPEQKMKEYSMRSYISAFGQTPETDIRDFFSKLGSEMSQKLSEQVLQRLHQHRNDGYYIMLVSGAFEPLLHSVTKDVSFNCIIGTSIPFKNKEIDKETPVIHIHGERKTANIYAQLANNEVDWENSYAYGDSYSDLNVLELVGNPVAVKPDPRLMQIATDRKWEIIS